One window of Papaver somniferum cultivar HN1 chromosome 9, ASM357369v1, whole genome shotgun sequence genomic DNA carries:
- the LOC113312435 gene encoding uncharacterized protein LOC113312435 yields the protein MDRRLACFFVAFLVAFIAMEATFVQSDDSAGNGNGNGNNGDGNGNGNSGNGNGNGNNGDGNGNGNGSDGNGNGNNGSGNGNDNGNGNGNGNNGNGDRSGNNGNGNGNGNNGNGNGNGNGSPDKYTCPATAEGRCSNVPLICPPECPLRKPKKNKRNKGCYIDCNTCEATCKFRRANCEGYGSICYDPRFVGGDGVMFYFHGATGSDFALVTDDEFQINAHFIGTRPQGRTRDFTWIQALSVMFDTHNLVLAAKRVSTWDDKVDSLIVRWDGENIEIPTDGEAEWRVTVDGDREVIIERTDDTNSVRVSVTGLVEMDVKVTPIGVEENRVHKYQIPSDDAFAHLETQFKFKNLSDSVDGVLGQTYKSGYVSPVKVGVAMPMMGGEGYFKTPSLLSPLCKRCRFTGKTTKSELGAISMVV from the exons ATGGATAGGCGACTCGCATGTTTTTTCGTGGCTTTCCTTGTTGCCTTCATCGCCATGgaagcaacatttgttcaaagtGATGATAGTGCTGGCAACGGCAATGGAAACGGTAACAACGGCGATGGAAATGGCAATGGAAATAGCGGCAATGGTAATGGAAATGGCAACAATGGTGATGGCAATGGTAATGGTAACGGCTCTGACGGAAATGGAAATGGTAATAACGGCAGCGGCAATGGAAATGACAACGGTAACGGGAATGGAAATGGTAACAACGGTAATGGAGACCGAAGCGGTAACAACGGTAATGGAAATGGAAATGGCAACAACGGCAATGGCAATGGTAATGGCAATGGAAGCCCAGATAAATATACATGTCCTGCCACTGCTGAAGGGCGATGCTCCAATGTCCCCCTTATTTGTCCTCCTGAATGCCCTTTAAGAAAACCTAAGAAGAACAAGAGGAATAAGGGATGCTACATCGACTGTAATACTTGTGAGGCAACTTGCAAAT TTAGGAGAGCAAACTGTGAAGGTTACGGATCCATCTGTTACGATCCAAGATTTGTTGGTGGTGACGGTGTTATGTTCTACTTCCATGGAGCCACCGGAAGTGACTTTGCACTTGTAACTGACGATGAGTTCCAAATCAATGCACACTTCATTGGAACCAGACCACAAGGACGTACCCGTGATTTCACCTGGATTCAAGCTCTCTCAGTTATGTTCGATACTCACAATCTTGTTCTTGCAGCCAAGAGAGTCTCAACATGGGACGACAAGGTCGATTCTCTTATTGTTCGATGGGATGGAGAAAATATTGAAATCCCCACAGATGGGGAGGCAGAGTGGAGAGTCACTGTAGACGGAGATAGAGAAGTTATAATTGAGAGAACCGACGACACAAACAGCGTAAGAGTAAGCGTAACCGGGTTGGTTGAAATGGACGTAAAAGTAACACCAATTGGCGTTGAAGAAAACCGTGTccacaagtatcaaattccatcTGATGATGCTTTTGCTCATCTTGAAACTCAATTCAAGTTTAAGAATTTGTCAGATTCAGTTGATGGAGTTCTAGGCCAGACATACAAGTCCGGTTACGTTAGTCCCGTCAAGGTTGGCGTCGCGATGCCAATGATGGGTGGAGAGGGATATTTCAAAACACCTTCCCTTCTTTCTCCTCTATGCAAACGTTGCAGGTTCACCGGTAAAACCACGAAATCCGAGTTGGGTGCCATCAGTATGGTGGTTTAG